GCTTGCCAACGAGCCAGGTCGCTGCTGCCGACGTGCGGGTGATAGACCGCCACGCGCGGCAGCGTCCGGGGCTCGCTCCAGGCGTAGTCGCGCTGTAGATGGCGATTGGCGAGACAGGCGAAGAACTGCCGGGCGTTGTCCATGCCGCCCTGGCGCAGGTACTGCCAGAGGCGATCGGCGTCTGCCGGCGCGACGTTGCACAGGGCAGTGAGTTCGGGGTCGGGTTTGTCGTCGCCGGGCACCGCGATCAGCGTGGCGCCGCGCTCGGCCAGCGCCGCCAGTTGCTCCATGCCGTAGCGCCAGTAGCCGACGCCGCCGTGCACCGAGATCAGGATGACCTTCGCGTACTGCAACACCTCGTCGACGTAGAGGTCCACCGAGGCGTGGTTCTGCAGCTGCATGGGGTTGGCCAGGCGCAGGCTCGGGTAGTCCTCCGGCAGCTCGCGGGCGGCCTCGGCGAGCAGCGCCAGGTGCGAGTCTCCGCTGCAGAGGATCACCAGTTCGGCGGGCGTCTGTGCCAGGTGGGCGATGCCGTCGTCGGGGACGAAACCGCCGGGTTGGGTGCGCAGCAGGTGCATGGGGTTGCTCGGTTTCTAGCTCTTCGTAGGAGCGAGCTTGCTCGCGAATCAGGCCCCTCTGCGAGGCTGTTCGCGAGCAAGCCCGCTCCTATAGGGAATTGGCACGGTCGTAGGATGGGTGGAGCTTGCGATACCCATCAACAGCGGTGGGTATCGCTGCGCTCCACGCCACCCTACGCCGTTATCAGGAAAGGGCGGTGCGCAGCTCGTTGCTGATGGCGGCCTGGTCCAGTTGCTGGCCGATCACCACCAGGCGGGTGCCGCGGGTTTCATCGCTGCGCCAGGCGCGGTCGAAGTGCTTGTCGAAGCGCTTGCCGACGCCTTGCACCAGCAGGCGCATGGGCTTGCCGGGGATGGCGACGAAGCCCTTGATACGCAGCACGGCGTGGCGCTCGACCAGCGCGCTCAATGCGTCGAGCAGGGCGCGCTCGTCCACTTCCGGCAGGTCCACATGGAAGGAGTCGAACTCGTCATGGTCGTGGTCTTCATGATTTTCGTGGTCGTGATGAGTGGCTCGGCTGTCTATGTGCAGCTCGGCTTCGGCGTTCAGTCCCAACAGTACGGAAAGCGGTAGCTGGCCGGCGCTGGCTTCGACGATCTTCACCGCCGGCGGCAGTTCCTCGGCGACTTCGGCGCGGACCTTTGCCAGCGTCTGCGCATCCAGCAGGTCGGCCTTGTTCAGCACCACCAGGTCGGCGCTGGCGAGCTGGTCCTCGAAGAGTTCGTGCAGCGGCGATTGGTGGTCGAGGTTCGGGTCCTGCTTGCGCTGCTCGTCCACCTGATCGGGGTGGGCGGCGAAGGTGCCTGCGGCCACCGCCGGGCTGTCGACCACGGTGATCACCGCGTCCACGGTGCAGGCGTTACGGATTTCCGGCCACTGGAAGGCTTGCACCAGGGGTTTGGGCAGCGCCAGCCCGGAGGTCTCGATAAGGATCTGGTCGAGCTCGCCACGGCGCGCCACCAACTCGCGCATCACCGGGAAGAACTCTTCCTGCACGGTGCAGCACAGGCAGCCGTTGGCCAGTTCGAAGACACGGCCCACGGCCTCTTCTTCGCTGCAACCGATGGAGCATTGCTTGAGGATTTCACCATCGATGCCCAGCTCGCCGAACTCGTTGACGATCACCGCGATACGGCGGCCTTCGGCGTTATCCAGCATGTGGCGGAGCAGGGTGGTCTTTCCGGCGCCGAGGAAGCCGGTGATGATGGTGACGGGGAGTTTGGCCAGGGTTTTCATGCGCGCCTCGTAAGCGGAATTCGAAAGGCGGATGAAGGGCGCGCACGCGGTTTTGCCGCGCAACGAAGGTCGCCACCGGATCACCCCGCCCGGTTGTCGTGATGCTGTTCGAGGCAGGTCTCCTGGCTCACAGCCCTGGATTGTTCTTTCGCCTTCCCGCCGTGGTCGGCAGTGGCGTGTGAAAGAACAGGCTGTTCACAGTTGCGGGGGCAGCCGTGGCGCATCCGAAGATTTCCACGTTCCCTCTTAGCTCCGGCCTGCGCCGGAGAACCTCGAAGCGGCAAGGCTACGCAGCGGCGCCGGGGTGGTCAATCGCCGGGGATCGGTTGACGCTTGCAGGGCTTCATGGTCAGCTACCGAGGTTTCAGGTGTCTCGCGCCGTCGCGCGCGAGGTGAAACGGGAAGCCGGTGCGTCCGCAAGGATCAGTCCGGCGCTGCCCCCGCAACGGTAAGCGCATCGAGGGTCGTCAGTAGCCACTGTGCAGGAACTGCATGGGAAGGCTGGCCCATCCGGCCGGAGTTTCCGGTTGGCGTCGCAAGCCCGGAGACCGGCCTGGAAAACTTCGTTTTTGGCAAACCCGCGGTGGGCGGGCGCAGGCCGTGGCGCGACCGATTGCGGCGCGTTCGAATGCGTTCAACCTCTGCGTTCTCTACTCGGATTTTCAGAGGGAACGTTCATGTCCAGCAGCACCCTGACGCACGCGTCGACCACTTCACTCCCCCTTTCCAAACGCATCGCCCTGGCCGTTGGCGCCAGCCTGCTCGGTGCGCTGCTGGTGTATTTCGCCGGCTTTTCGCATATCGATGCGGTGCACAACGCCGCCCACGATACCCGTCATAGCGCGGGCTTCCCCTGCCACTGATGCGGTTCTGAGTTCAGTCGGCTGCGCGTTGGCCACGTTGCGCTGGAGAACAACCGTGGGCCATTCGCCCGCGGTGATCCGACGCGCGCGACGCGGTGTGCGGAAAAGGAAAGATGAAATGATCAAACGTATCGCCCAGACCGCCGGGTTCGCCGGTCTGATCGCGGCGCTGGTGCTTACTGTGGTCCAGTTGCTCTGGGTTTCCCCGCTGATCCTCAAGGCGGAGACCTACGAGAAAGCCGAGCCCGCCGCCACGCTCGTCGAAGAGCACAGCCACGAGCACGCCGATGGCGGCCATCATCACGACGAGGAAGCCTGGGAGCCGGAGGACGGTTGGCAGCGCATCCTTTCCACTACCGGCGGCAACCTGGTGGTTGCGGTGGGGTTCGCCCTGATGCTGGCCGGCTTGTTCACTCTGCGTGAACCGAGCCGGGTGTCCGAAGGGTTGCTCTGGGGCCTGGCGGGTTTTGCGGTGTTCACCCTGGCGCCGTCGCTTGGCCTGCCGCCGGAGGTGCCCGGCACCGCCGCCGCCGACCTGACCCTGCGCCAGACCTGGTGGATCGCCACCGCTGCATCGACCGCCGCTGGCCTCGCGCTGCTGGTACTGGGCCGCAACCGAGTGCTGCGCGGTGTGGGCCTGGTCCTGCTGGTGGTGCCGCACGTGATCGGCGCGCCACAGCCGGAAGTGCATTCCAGCCTTGCGCCGGAAAGCGTCGCCCATGAGTTCATCATCGCTTCGCTGGTCACCAACGCGGTGTTCTGGGCGGCTCTGGGCCTGCTGGCGGCCTGGCTGTTCCGCCGTTTTGCGCCGGCGGCCTGATTCACCGTTATGCTCGACCCCGCAGCCGGCCCTGCCGCCTGCGGGGCTGTTTTTTCAGGAGAATGACGATGACGCTGGTTGCCGGCCTCGGTTGCCGTCGCGGCTGTCCGCTCGATGAATTGCGCGCCCTGCTGCGGGATACGCTGGCGGAGGCCGGGCTCGACGAGTCGAATCTCGGCGCGTTGGCCAGCGTCACGCTGAAGGCCGACGAAGAGGGTTTGACGGCGCTGGCAGCCGTCCTCGATCTGCCGCTGGCGCTGTTCACGCCGCAGCAGCTGGCGACGTGCGAGAAGCGCCTCGATCAACCGTCCGAAACCGTGCGTATGGCCACCGGCAGCGCCAGTGTGGCGGAGGCGGCGGCCCTGTTGCAGGCCGAAGCCCAGGGCGGCGCACCCGCGCGCCTGTTGGTGGGCAAGCGGCGCAGCGAGCAGGCCACTTGTGCGCTGGCGTTCATTCCCGTCGATGCGGATTTGCAGCAGGAGCAGCCATGACGGTCTATTTCATCGGCGCCGGTCCCGGCGATCCCGAACTCATCACGGTCAAGGGCCAGCGGCTGATCCGTACTTGCCCGGTGATCCTCTATGCCGGCTCGCTGGTGCCGCCGGCGGTGCTGGAAGGACACCGCGCCGGGCGCGTGGTGAACACGGCTGAGCTGCATCTGGAGGAGATCGTCGCCCTGCTGGCGCAGGCCCATGCCGAGGGCAAGGATGTGGCGCGCGTGCATTCCGGCGATCCGTCGCTGTACGGCGCCATCGGCGAACAGATTCGCCATCTGCGCGAACTGGGCATCGCCTACGAGATCGTTCCCGGCGTCACCGCCACTTCGGCCTGCGCGGCAATTCTTGGCTGCGAGCTGACCCTGCCGGAGATTTCCCAGACGCTGATCCTCACCCGTTACGCCAGCCGCACGCGCATGCCCGAGGGTGAATCCCTCGCCGAACTGGCGCGGCACCGCGCGAGCATGGCGATCCACCTGGGTGTTGGCCAACTGGCGTCGATAGTCGCTGAACTGCTGCCGCACTACGGTGCCGACTGCCCCATCGCGGTGATCCATCGCGCCAGTTGGCCGGACCAGGACCAGGTTACCGGTACCCTCGGCGACATCCTGCCCAAGGCTGCGGCCAAGGGATTCAAGCGTACGGCACTGATACTGGTTGGCGAGGTGCTGGGAGCGGATGGCTTTGCCGATTCGTCGCTCTACAGCGCGGGGCATGCGCATCTGTACCGGTCTCGCTAGGCGGCGTGCCGGGCGCTGGCCCGAGGGCTGGGCCAGTGCCCGGCACGCCTCAGATTTTCGGCGTGATACGTAGTGTCGGGCGTGGTCGTGGGGCTTCCTTGCCCAGCGTGATGTGTGGGGACATCACCTGGGTTTGCAGGATGTCGGCGTTCATATCGCGGAGCCGCTGCAGCAAGCGTCTGGCGAGTGCGGAGGCTGGGCCGCGCGTCTGGTAACAACGATTCGCAACCTGGTCCCAATGCGGGGCCAGCACGGTGGGATTGAGCGAAATCTCCTCGAGCAGGCTGAGGAAAGTCTTCAGGCGGAGTTCCTGATGGTCTTCCCAGCCATTGGGTGCGCCTGGCGGTGGGTTGAAACGCTGTATCAGCAAGTCCGCTGCCTGGCCTCCGGCGTGGCTCAGTTCTTCGATGACTTCCTTGGGCATGTTCAGGTTCAAGCCGCCTTCGTTGTCGCGCTGGCTGATCTGGACGATGCGGTCACGGTAGCCGGGATAGGGGAACTGGATCTCGTCGCGCCAGCTCTGCATGGTATTGACCATCTCCCAGAGCAGGTTGAACAGCCCGAATGAGTCCGTCGGTGGCTCCTTCCAGAATCTGCTCTGGTTTCCGCCATTGTTCTGGGGGAGATGCACGCGGGGTGTCTCCGGCTGCATTTCCTTGAGATTCACCGCGAAGGTCGGATGGTTCGGTAGCGGTGCGTCGAACATGTGCAGCGGAATGTTGCTGGCGAGCCCTCCGTCGGAGAACCAGACCCGCTTCATGGGGTGGCCGGCCATCGTGTAGTCGCGGGAGTAGAGCGGGATGGCGGAGAGCAGGATAGGAAAGCTCAGGCTCATCCGCACCGCTACCACGACCGGCAGAAAGCAGTTTGGCGGCAGTCTCCTCAGTTGCCTGTCGCCGAACTCTGGAAGCGGTCTGCGTTGGTGATTGTGCCGAGCGTTCTGTTGCTTGATCCCCTCGATGTGGTCGGCGACCTGGTTCAGATACGTCATGACCCGCTCGGGGAACAATGCGCTCCACTCTTGCGGGTCGTAGAAGAACGGCTCGCTCCTTTCCCGGAATGGGATCGCGAAGGCCATGTTCTTGCTGACGGCGGTGGTCATTACTTCAAGATTCAGCTTCCGATCGGCCCTGGGCATCTCGTTGCTCAGGTTCTCGACGTCCTGGTAGGTATTGATGGCGGCGAGGTTCGGCGGAGCACCCCACAGGTGTCCGAAGGTGAGAGGCATGGGCTGGTCGCTCAGGCCGGCCAGTTGGTCGAAGTACTGGGTCAGCCAGTCGGTGAGTGCCTGCGGCCTTTGGTCCGCGGGTTCCTGGTGGCCGCTGCAGATGCCGTAGAAGTTCTTCGCCATTCCATCGAGCAGGCTCTTGCCGAACAGCAGCGCGGTAGCGCTCAG
The Pseudomonas triclosanedens DNA segment above includes these coding regions:
- a CDS encoding cobalamin biosynthesis protein, whose protein sequence is MTLVAGLGCRRGCPLDELRALLRDTLAEAGLDESNLGALASVTLKADEEGLTALAAVLDLPLALFTPQQLATCEKRLDQPSETVRMATGSASVAEAAALLQAEAQGGAPARLLVGKRRSEQATCALAFIPVDADLQQEQP
- the cobW gene encoding cobalamin biosynthesis protein CobW yields the protein MKTLAKLPVTIITGFLGAGKTTLLRHMLDNAEGRRIAVIVNEFGELGIDGEILKQCSIGCSEEEAVGRVFELANGCLCCTVQEEFFPVMRELVARRGELDQILIETSGLALPKPLVQAFQWPEIRNACTVDAVITVVDSPAVAAGTFAAHPDQVDEQRKQDPNLDHQSPLHELFEDQLASADLVVLNKADLLDAQTLAKVRAEVAEELPPAVKIVEASAGQLPLSVLLGLNAEAELHIDSRATHHDHENHEDHDHDEFDSFHVDLPEVDERALLDALSALVERHAVLRIKGFVAIPGKPMRLLVQGVGKRFDKHFDRAWRSDETRGTRLVVIGQQLDQAAISNELRTALS
- the cobM gene encoding precorrin-4 C(11)-methyltransferase: MTVYFIGAGPGDPELITVKGQRLIRTCPVILYAGSLVPPAVLEGHRAGRVVNTAELHLEEIVALLAQAHAEGKDVARVHSGDPSLYGAIGEQIRHLRELGIAYEIVPGVTATSACAAILGCELTLPEISQTLILTRYASRTRMPEGESLAELARHRASMAIHLGVGQLASIVAELLPHYGADCPIAVIHRASWPDQDQVTGTLGDILPKAAAKGFKRTALILVGEVLGADGFADSSLYSAGHAHLYRSR
- a CDS encoding patatin-like phospholipase domain-containing protein; protein product: MAEPDKRPYCDLIMKGGITSGVIYPRLMSGLAKVYRFKSIGGTSAGAIAAAGCAAAEYGRNNGVPGTFDELERLPGELGKPVGDGKNSLLFHLFQPAEPLVRHFRVLTDMLNQKNKKAAALKVLTAMLRIFWPPAVLGMAAFAILLTPVFMAAGGHSLLPAFTAALVLGGASALLLWILAALLGLPESVLAAVCKVIAPIALLTLLYSLPLVGASPPVALLVALISIIVLPACLVLALSATALLFGKSLLDGMAKNFYGICSGHQEPADQRPQALTDWLTQYFDQLAGLSDQPMPLTFGHLWGAPPNLAAINTYQDVENLSNEMPRADRKLNLEVMTTAVSKNMAFAIPFRERSEPFFYDPQEWSALFPERVMTYLNQVADHIEGIKQQNARHNHQRRPLPEFGDRQLRRLPPNCFLPVVVAVRMSLSFPILLSAIPLYSRDYTMAGHPMKRVWFSDGGLASNIPLHMFDAPLPNHPTFAVNLKEMQPETPRVHLPQNNGGNQSRFWKEPPTDSFGLFNLLWEMVNTMQSWRDEIQFPYPGYRDRIVQISQRDNEGGLNLNMPKEVIEELSHAGGQAADLLIQRFNPPPGAPNGWEDHQELRLKTFLSLLEEISLNPTVLAPHWDQVANRCYQTRGPASALARRLLQRLRDMNADILQTQVMSPHITLGKEAPRPRPTLRITPKI
- a CDS encoding CbtB domain-containing protein, whose protein sequence is MSSSTLTHASTTSLPLSKRIALAVGASLLGALLVYFAGFSHIDAVHNAAHDTRHSAGFPCH
- a CDS encoding CbtA family protein, with amino-acid sequence MIKRIAQTAGFAGLIAALVLTVVQLLWVSPLILKAETYEKAEPAATLVEEHSHEHADGGHHHDEEAWEPEDGWQRILSTTGGNLVVAVGFALMLAGLFTLREPSRVSEGLLWGLAGFAVFTLAPSLGLPPEVPGTAAADLTLRQTWWIATAASTAAGLALLVLGRNRVLRGVGLVLLVVPHVIGAPQPEVHSSLAPESVAHEFIIASLVTNAVFWAALGLLAAWLFRRFAPAA